A window of Nocardioidaceae bacterium genomic DNA:
GTCCAGCACACGCCCCGTGACCAGCAGGTCGCCCGTGCCCGGCCCCGCGGTCGGTCCGAGCCCGCCCACCGAGGACTCCCCGACGACCCTCGCCACGTCCGAGGAGCAGGCGCCCACCGTCGCCGTCACCGCGACGGCACAAGCCGCGGCGACGACGACCTCGCGTACGCGCCTCACCTCAGCCGCGTCCGGCGACCAGCGTGCCGAGCTCGAGGTGCGGGTGCATCCGCTCGACCGCCTGCATCCGCCACTTGTCGGGGAACAGCGCCAGCAGCGTGCCGTCGGAGCGCTCCATCACCTCCACGTCGCGCAGGCCGTGCACCTCGTCGGCCTGCTCGGGGTGCACCACGCGGGCGAGCTGGTAGTGCAGCACGTCCAGCCGCACCGGCGAGCGGAACTCCGACTCCATGCGGGCGGCCACCACCTCGAACTGCATCGGACCCACGGCCGCCAGGACGGGGGCGTGCTCACCGCGCAGCTCCGAGCGCAGCACCTGGATGACCCCCTCCTGGTCGAGGCTCTCGATGCCCTTGCGGAACTGCTTGAAGCGGCCCGAGTCCTTCGCCGAGCACGACGCGAAGTGCTCGGGCGAGAAGGACGTGATCGGCGGGTACGTCACCGGGTCCCCGGTGTAGATCGTGTCGCCGACCCGCAGTGCGTTCGCATTCACCAGGCCGACGATGTCGCCGGGCAGCGCCCGCTCCACCGACGCCCTCTCACGGCCGAACACGGCCTGGGCGTACTTGGTCGCGAACGGACGCCCGGTGGCGGCGTGGGTGGCGACCATGCCGCGCTCGAAGACACCGGAGCACACCCGGGCGTAGGCGAGCCGGTCGCGGTGCGCGGCGTCCATGCCCGACTGCACCTTGAAGACGAAGGCGCTGAAGTCGGCATCGGTCGACCGCCGGTCGCCCTCGACGGTCTCGGTCGCCCGCGGCGGCGGAGCCAGCTCGACCAGCCGCTCGAGGATCTGCGCGACGCCGAAGTTGAGCAGGGCCGAGGCGAAGAGCACCGGTGTCGTGCGTCCGGCGAGGAAGCCCTCCTGGTCGTGGTCGGCGTCGTCGACCGCGAGCAGCTCGTGCCCCTCGTACGCCTCGGACCAGTCGGCGGGGTGCTCGGCCTGCGCACGCTCGGCG
This region includes:
- a CDS encoding peptide chain release factor 3, with the protein product MDASADRRPRRTFAVISHPDAGKSTLTEALALHAQVISEAGAVHGKGNRKATVSDWMEMEKARGISITSAALQFEYDGHVVNLVDTPGHADFSEDTYRVLSAVDSAVMLVDAAKGLEPQTLKLFQVCAHHGIPVMTVINKWDRPGLDPFELMDSIEQQIGLKPTPLTWPVGIAGDFHGVLDRRTEEFIRYTRTAGGATRAPEERLSAERAQAEHPADWSEAYEGHELLAVDDADHDQEGFLAGRTTPVLFASALLNFGVAQILERLVELAPPPRATETVEGDRRSTDADFSAFVFKVQSGMDAAHRDRLAYARVCSGVFERGMVATHAATGRPFATKYAQAVFGRERASVERALPGDIVGLVNANALRVGDTIYTGDPVTYPPITSFSPEHFASCSAKDSGRFKQFRKGIESLDQEGVIQVLRSELRGEHAPVLAAVGPMQFEVVAARMESEFRSPVRLDVLHYQLARVVHPEQADEVHGLRDVEVMERSDGTLLALFPDKWRMQAVERMHPHLELGTLVAGRG